From a region of the Pukyongiella litopenaei genome:
- the ispH gene encoding 4-hydroxy-3-methylbut-2-enyl diphosphate reductase — MTKSPLTLYLAAPRGFCAGVDRAIKIVEMAIEKWGAPVYVRHEIVHNRFVVDGLRAKGAVFVEELDDCPVDRPVIFSAHGVPKSVPNEAARRDMVYVDATCPLVSKVHVEAQRHADSGLQMIMIGHEGHPETIGTMGQLPDGEVLLVETVDDVASVRVRDPDRLAYVTQTTLSVDDTADIVAALRARFPAIIGPHKEDICYATTNRQEAVKAMAPRADAMLVVGAPNSSNSRRLVEVGARAGCPYAQLVQRADDIDWRALEGIGSIGITAGASAPETLVDEVIDAFRARFDVTVELVETATENVEFKVPRVLRQPA, encoded by the coding sequence ATGACCAAGTCCCCCCTCACCCTCTATCTGGCCGCGCCGCGCGGGTTCTGCGCGGGCGTCGACCGGGCCATCAAGATCGTCGAGATGGCGATCGAGAAATGGGGCGCGCCGGTCTATGTCCGTCACGAGATCGTGCATAACCGGTTTGTCGTGGACGGGCTGCGGGCCAAGGGCGCGGTTTTCGTCGAGGAACTGGACGACTGCCCGGTCGACCGCCCGGTGATCTTCTCGGCGCATGGGGTGCCGAAATCGGTCCCCAACGAGGCCGCCCGCCGCGACATGGTCTATGTCGACGCGACCTGCCCGCTGGTCTCCAAGGTCCATGTCGAGGCCCAGCGCCACGCGGATAGCGGGCTGCAGATGATCATGATCGGCCATGAAGGCCACCCGGAAACCATCGGCACGATGGGTCAGCTGCCCGATGGCGAGGTGCTGCTGGTCGAAACCGTGGACGACGTGGCAAGCGTGCGGGTGCGCGACCCCGACCGGCTGGCCTATGTCACGCAGACGACGCTGTCGGTGGATGACACCGCCGACATCGTGGCCGCGCTCAGGGCGCGGTTCCCGGCGATCATCGGCCCGCACAAGGAAGACATCTGCTACGCCACCACCAACCGCCAGGAAGCGGTCAAGGCGATGGCCCCCAGGGCCGATGCGATGCTGGTGGTCGGCGCCCCGAACTCGTCGAACTCGCGGCGGCTGGTCGAGGTCGGCGCCCGCGCCGGATGCCCCTATGCGCAGCTGGTGCAGCGGGCGGACGATATCGACTGGCGCGCGCTCGAAGGTATCGGCAGCATCGGCATCACCGCCGGAGCCTCGGCCCCTGAAACGCTGGTCGACGAGGTCATAGACGCCTTTCGCGCCCGGTTCGACGTTACGGTGGAACTGGTCGAGACCGCCACCGAGAACGTCGAATTCAAGGTGCCGCGCGTGCTGCGGCAACCGGCCTGA
- a CDS encoding LysE family translocator encodes MTPQFLLTAFVVVLAPGSGVIYTLATGLGRGRRAAFWAALGCTIGILPHLLAAAMGLAAVLHASALMFQIVKFAGVAYLLYLAWQMLRAHGALSVSAQDRVEPGWIIARRGALINLLNPKLSIFFLALLPPFLSGDPATATREMAGLGAVFMGLTFAVFALYGIFAARARTLILGSERVMRWLNRGFAGIFAALAARLALERA; translated from the coding sequence ATGACACCGCAATTCCTGCTGACCGCGTTCGTGGTGGTGCTGGCCCCCGGCAGCGGCGTCATCTACACGCTGGCAACGGGCCTCGGCCGGGGCCGCAGGGCCGCGTTCTGGGCGGCGCTGGGATGCACCATCGGCATCCTGCCGCACCTTCTCGCGGCGGCGATGGGGCTGGCGGCGGTGCTGCACGCCTCGGCGCTCATGTTCCAGATCGTCAAATTCGCGGGCGTGGCCTATCTGCTCTATCTCGCCTGGCAGATGCTGCGGGCGCACGGAGCGCTGTCGGTATCGGCGCAGGACCGGGTCGAACCCGGCTGGATCATTGCCCGGCGCGGTGCGCTGATCAATCTCCTGAACCCCAAGCTCTCGATCTTCTTTCTCGCGCTGCTGCCGCCGTTCCTGTCGGGCGACCCGGCCACCGCAACGCGGGAAATGGCCGGCCTGGGCGCGGTGTTCATGGGTCTCACCTTTGCGGTGTTCGCGCTTTACGGGATCTTCGCCGCCCGCGCCCGGACGCTGATCCTGGGCAGCGAACGGGTGATGCGCTGGCTCAATCGCGGCTTTGCCGGCATCTTTGCCGCGCTGGCCGCACGGCTGGCGCTGGAACGCGCGTGA
- a CDS encoding c-type cytochrome yields the protein MNRTGMAIGLGVVAVVAGAAWLLRPGAQAQGLLPYRDADAVAQGAQVYGDYCASCHGDRLQGQANWRERDAEGYLPAPPHDQTGHTWHHPDGQLVAITTLGTERLVGDGYKSRMAGFGDVLDEDEILAVLAYIKSTWPPAIIDRHNAMNDQAGG from the coding sequence ATGAACAGAACGGGTATGGCGATCGGGCTTGGCGTGGTGGCGGTGGTGGCGGGCGCGGCCTGGCTGCTGCGGCCGGGCGCGCAGGCGCAGGGGCTGTTGCCCTACCGGGATGCCGATGCGGTGGCGCAGGGGGCGCAGGTCTATGGCGACTATTGCGCCAGCTGCCACGGCGACAGGTTGCAGGGGCAGGCCAACTGGCGCGAACGCGACGCCGAGGGATATCTGCCGGCACCGCCCCATGACCAGACCGGCCATACCTGGCATCACCCCGACGGGCAGCTTGTTGCCATCACCACGCTGGGAACCGAACGTCTGGTGGGCGACGGCTACAAGAGCCGCATGGCCGGGTTCGGGGATGTTCTGGACGAGGACGAAATCCTCGCCGTGCTGGCCTATATCAAGAGCACCTGGCCGCCCGCCATCATCGACCGGCATAATGCCATGAACGATCAGGCCGGCGGCTAA